GTGACAGTTGTTTGTGCTTGTGCTTGAGTTGGTTTTTGTAGTCGTTCTATGATTCGGGCAATTTTTCAATGAGTAGACTGGCTACAAATTCTTTTTGCAACATGATGTTTTCACCTTTCAAGTCCTCTAAAAGCTTGTGGTACTCGTTGATTTGAACCTTGATTTCCTTGTCATCCACCATTTCCCATCGATAGAACTTTCCAATCATGAACTTTTGTTTCCCAACATCTTCAGTTGTGTACTTAGCATTCATGGAATCCCAAATTTTCTTCGCTTCCTTATAGGGACAGTAGACATCAAATAGTTCATTAGATAATGTACTAATTATCGTGTGCCTACATATCTTATTTGCATACGTCCAATGGTCCAACAGTTTGGCATCAACACTAACTTCATTAGGCTTGGATTCAATAAGTGCATATGCCACACTGTGAACATCAAGGATTGAATGAACCCTCTCTTGCCATCTTTTGAAGTTGTTTCCATCAAACAATTCGATCTTGGACACATCGGGAAATGGCTTTGCATATTGCATAGGTGGGATTAAAAGAAGCACAAAAGGCATAGTAGATGACAGTGATCCATCGACATGGTCGATAGTAGGAGGGATGACATGGTTTGCTACAACAGCACTAGCAGTGGCATCGGTAGTGGTGTGATCGACTATGTTAACTTAGGAGCACTTAGAATTAGATTTCTTGGACGGAATCCACTACCTCACCCTTGCGCACACACTCAGATTCCAATGATAATAGAAACAAATGAATGATAATGAAAACAGAATGTGACAgaaaataaaaccaaaccacAAGAAGAACACAAGCagtttatcctggttcgaatCGCCCTTAgaacaaccctacatccagcctcttaAAGCCTCCCGATAGCAGCCTCTTTAATTCAGAATGATAGCAGTACAAACTTGCCCTCACGATTACAAGTCtttccaagattacaaagactatttCTTGAACACATAGCCTTTTCTCTTCTAAACTTCCTCATGAGAAAATGAGCAACATAACTTAAGCCTAGACCCCTGTCCTGTTTATAGATTAATAAGCGATAATCTCTAAGGCTTATAATAAGATTAGACATTCCCGATTTTACCCTCAAActtaatattaattacaaagCTGAGTAACCGCCTGACTAAACCCACTAAACCGACTCATTTAACTGCTGAAAAATCTGGATCTACTTAAGACAACATTCTAACAGACTGCAATGGCACCAGCGACATGGGTATGATCGACGATAGCATGGTTAATGGCGGCGATGTGAAAAGAGGCGTCTGTGACTCTCCTTAAAGAATGTTGTTCTTAAGTTGGCAAGGGTGGGCAGTAAATGCTGGAAGCTTGAGGCGTGATAGTAAGCGTGACTAGGCTTAAGGATAGTTTCCACCCCTCATAAATGGTGCAAAGGCTTCGGTGGCTATCCCCTGGATACAACAAACTCTTCAAAACTCATGTGCACTCACAAGTCTTAGGGAAAAAGAAGAGCAAGAAACAGTGTATGAACCCAACAAAATGACTGTATAACAGCTTGAGGAGGAATGAAGAGAAAGGCCAATGGGTTTTGTGGCTCACAAGTGCAGAAAGAAGCTGCTTTTATAGGAGAGGAAAGTGACCGttgagaggaaaaatgggcAGTTGGAAGACTGGTTCAAAGGATAAAGGAAAAGAATTGGTTAGCAGAGACCTGTTCTCTCTCAATGGTTGAAGACTaattcaaatcattctcgggtaaggtcaaaaaaggaaaaatcgaACAAAAGGTTGCAATATGCACTCTAATTCgccccccggggggggggggggggaatcctCGATTTTGCCTTGGGTTGGCCCAATCTCATGCACGCAAGACCCAACTCTCTCACAGCTTTCATAAGCCCATGCAGACTCAATCTATATAAAAAGAAGAGAGGTTTCTCTCcaaccaatgtgggacaaaGACACTATAGTCCATTTGAAATACCACTCATATTTCAACAAAAAGAGGGTGTCAAAAGATAAAGTTGGTTCAATTAGGAGCATGCCCAACTGACGGATAGGTGTAAGGTGCAAAGTGTAGAGAGATAGGAAGCCGcacgccgggggggggggggggggggggatgattTTTGATCCATGGAGAAATAATGTGGTGATTTGAACCTCAGAAAATTAGTTGCTGTTTCCAATTCAAGGTTCCTTAGTTTGAAGCTTTGGAGGAGGTTCAAGCTTTGATGGGAAGTTGGTGATTAACTTTCATCATTTCTGGGAATTAAATATTTCCAGACATCTTCTTTGCAAGCTTAGGTGCCCACCTTTACCTAAATATATTCAACTTAGGCTTATCCTGTAACTTACTAGCAGTGCCTTTCTTGATAAATTATCCTTAGGTACATACTGTTCACTCTGCCTAATGCATGCAAATAATCGCATGAAGGACACAAGCATACGAATGCACTCACTGTGATGCATGCACTTCTCTAACACAGATAATGCTGATTCCTTGACGGCTTTTATGCCTTCGCTTTCAGGCTTAAGATCTAACGAATGAATAGTGTGCATTCATTCTGCTGTTTTGTCCTTGCCAAGAGGCCCAAGACACTTTCCCATCTTCTATTCAAGTGTTTGGTCTGTTTCAATCTTTGTCTTGCATGCATGCCATAATGTTATCTTAATTACAATGTCCATCTTTAATTGCTGGCCTTTGATGTTGTTTTCCTCTTACATCATACAATTTTCCCCATTTTACTAATCACAATTTGATAGTTTGCCTTTCTTTTGCTTGCAGTTCTTTGTTGGTGGCAATTGGAAATGTGTaagtatctttttctttttcccacaGATGTCACAAATGATATATCTTACTTACATTactgaaattttcaaattattgtCTTTATGGGCATTCTGGATACCTCCTTAGTGGAGATCAAATTCCGTTTCTGGTGTTATGAAAATGGAAGAGTAAAAACTTCTTGATTCAGTCAGGACTTTAAGACAACTAAGGTAGCTATGCCTTCCAGAATACCCTTAATTGTTCTCCTTATAGGTATATACTGTACAGAATGAGATATCACAACAAATCAACCTAAGTGTACATCCTTTCGCAAGTGAAggcaataaatgatattttgattatcAAAAATCTTTAGAAGCTCCCAATTTGAGTAGGAAGCCAAAAGAAAGTCCATTTCAATATTGAAGAGATGCTACAAGGTATCAATGTGATTTTTTGATCTTCCATTACTGGAGGTAATGCATGATAGATGATGCTTCCTTTTTTAATCGTACCCACTGTATAGGTTTTCTCAGGACATACTCGGACATAAGCAAGACAAGTCACAAGTCACAAGTCATAGAATAAGatataattctttaaaattaataatatggttgGTCTTTACACAATCAGGAAAGAAACCATTAGAATAAACATGTTTTAGTTAGAACCAATAAGATAATTCTTACAAGTTATATCTTCTAGTTTTATCTATCTAAAAAGTAAGATAAAGTGAAAAAGATAGCATGGGCTCTTCTTCAATTAGTTTGTTCTAATTTGAACTTGAAACCTTGTGATTACAAAGAACCTGTTAAGTGTATTTTGATTAATCTTTTCAACATTACCTGAAGGCTGAAGGAATTTTTTCAAAGGCCATTACCAGTTGTCATCCAATGTAGGTGCTAGGTTGGGTCAAGCCGATGCAAGCCTAAGATTTGGCTGCAGTTGCACCTCAGGCTTGAACTGGCACGTTCATGCTGTAACATACATATGTCTGTGTTAGGTTGGGtcctctttctttatttttcttttactgtCACTGGGACAATCTGCCTTCAATGATACTAGGATTTCCTCTTAGTCTCAGCCAAACAGTCACAAACAATGCACAAGTGCAACTTGAGGACACCACAATTACAGGGCAACCTTCCCAAGCTTTATTAATCAGCTGAGATTACAAAGGGTCTAGCTTGGAAAATCAAACCCACAGCCTTCTATATATAAGCACAGGTCACATGGCAGCCATGTGCCTTGCAAGACACCACCCCACCTTTACTTTTTGGTTGAGACCCCCAATTGCTAGGAAGTCACTTGGTCAGTTAACACCCCAACTGCATAGGGACATCTGCCAGAAGCCTTTGTAGGTTTGGAGCTGGGGGTGGATAATGAAGTTAGGGGGGCAAGAAGACATGTGAGTAGGGTTTTTgaactttcttaaaaaatgaATGCAGCAACTAAACTGGTTATCTTTCTTTTAGTCTATGTTTAATGGGTTTAAGTTGAGTTTTCTTAGTTatgatttttcatgaaatagTAATGGTTTGAGCATCTTGGGATATTTTTGGAAGAAAAGTTCTAGGAATAGGAAGCATACTATAGGAGAGTTTCAGGGACTAAACttggggggtggggtgggggaaTGAGCTGATTCTCTGTTGTGGCACAAGATGTAATTATTTCTTTTGCGTCATGCACCATATGCTTGGGGAAATCTTTTTCTTATCATGAAAAAACACATTGATAGTGATGTTTGTTATGGCTTCTTTTGCTTGAAACTTATGTCTGTTTCATTTGTCCTCCCCTTCATTCCAAGATTTTTATAGCACTTTAACATGAATTTTAATGTAAAGACTACATGTGCAAGTGTTGATGATGGAGGACGTAAAAGCAAATATTTTGCAAATCTAGGCTAGAAATAGGAATTAgtcttgtttattttaattcttttctttattcctTATTTTCActtgtttcctattttttttggtttccttTAGTTAGTAGGTTCCATTTGAATCCTAATTAGAGTAGAATTATGGAATCCTAATTAAGGTAGGATTATGATTATTGGTTGCCTATATATAGTAATTTAGGATATAATTGAAGGTAGCTTTTGACCTTTGATATTATTGAGATATTTAACTTGAGTTTATTGATTAAGTTTCTAGTTTGTTCATGTTCTTTTGGGTTCTGCATCAGTTGAGCATCACATTCTGATATGTGATTATCCGCTGATGAATATTGTAGAAACTATAGGCATTGCTATTCTTTCTAACTTTTGGGCTGTAATATCTTCTATTgattcttcttccattttataTAGAATGGGTCAAAGGAATCTATCACTAAGCTTGTCTCTGACTTGAACAGTGCAAAATTGGAGCCTGATGTTGGTAAGTCACTCTTGCCTATCCAATAATTCCtttattaaaacaataaatatcaATGGCATCTTTGATGAGATTGTTAAGATATTCTTGGTTTTATGTACCTAAGTTTCAAGGCAAGCATCCCAGAGGGGCTAAGCTTATTGGACCTCAGTTCATCAAAGCACAGTTTTTTAGACTACAGGATTATTTACAACTCTGGAGAGTTAGAAGTTTGTGATTAATTGGTTATGTTTTTATTCTTCCACAATTGAGCATGAATTATGTGGCCCTACTTCGTTTAAAAGCAGGGTATTCAATTTTCAGGACTTCAAGGAACTTTCTCACTGATATTTCATCACCGATGGGCATTATGCATTAGAATCCAAAGCCTTCATAGTTCAGAAATATGTGTTTCCATTGCCTTCTGATATTTAAGATTGATTCACCCCTACTTTTGTGTATTCTATAGTGTCAAAGGAAAAAATAGTTAGGAGCAATCAGTGATGAAGAACTTCCCAAGTGTTTGGAAATATAGAACAGGCCCCTTAATTTTGTAGGGTCTACTGACTCCACATCCAACCCTGTGCCCCTGCCCTTGGTCTTGGTGCTACATGCACAGATTGAAGGCCACccctttcttcttctacttATTTTGTAGACTGATTCCTTTACAAGTACACTTACCTAAACAACCAAATGTAGATGCTCCTCTGTAAACTTTGGTGGTATTGCTAATGAATTGCATAATGGATACTTTTTAACCACTCAAGCCTCCACAACAATCCAGTTTCTGGTCATGAGTCATTTATTGCATCCACCCTCCACAGTGCCATATCTATTCAGTATTGCTGGTTAGTGCTTGGCCTTTTAAGAGAGGGGATCACTAATCTTTGATCACTAATCTGCTTGTTACTTGGCTTAAGGTAAGCCATGCTTTTAGGTTGTTGACCTGTCAAACCATACATTGAAGGGGCCAATTGTCGTATACCTTGTTTTTTCTGCTTGAGACTGAgtattcttttttccttttttcttattattttttattcattatggACACTTTTctatgtctataaatagagaggcTGTAGGTTTTGGATGTAAAGTATGGGACTCTTTTTTTGGCACTTTTTTATCCATCATACATATGGTTTATTTATTAAAGCAAATATGATCGAGGTGGTGACACATCTATACATTAGAAATCAACAAGGGAAAGAGAAGATGCATCATGACATGCATAGGGGCATTAACCCAATGTTAGTCATCTTCTTCAATGATACTTACCTGCCAATTCAATCTTTAGGTTTTCAATTGCCCCTTAAAACAATTTCCCAGCTCCATCACTTGTCTACAACtcagtttttctttttattttctttttcatttgtaaATGTGGAAAAGCTTTAGTTGCCTGCAATATAAGTATTTGcaggaaaattaataatgatttgGAAGAAGTTAACAGAAGAATAATTCTAACTAAAGAATATTGCATAAGAAATGTAACAAAGGAATAGGCAAGGCTTTCtggcaaaaagaaaatgaaatttccttatatctttttgattttatgttttttcattcaattctttatattcatttgaaatttcttACTTTCCAAAAATATCGTTCGTCTAGCTTTTATATTTTGTCTTATTGCAGTAAGTTCATTTTTATCTGTTACCAAGGGCCAGTATTAGTTGCTAGGTAGTAAGTATGATCATGTCACTTCATATCACTTTAGGAGTCACTAAGTTTAATGGAAGTAGCCAAAAATGTTGACTGGCAAAGTTATTTTATGTGAGAAATCAACATAAGTGCCATGACTCAACCCTGCATTGGTAGTCCATTGGGAATGTCTTGGGTATATTAGGGGATTCATagttgtagaaaacagaaaatcaTTCcgcagaaaatagaaaataagaaaacttgttcaaatacaaaaattttcaaaatagaaaatggagatttggaaaacatGGTTTTCCAAATTTGAATTAAGCTTGGGAAActcctaaaatgagttttctgaGTTTTCCTTgctaatttggagatttggaaaatgaggtttttcaaaaattttcccaaataatctccatctctttctctaacACAAGCTacatgaaagaaattaaaacatctcTCCCTTTTTTGAACAAGCATCCAAATTTCTAGATTGGAATTAGTTTTTTGAATTTCTAACATTTGaatgtgtttttcaaattttctatgaaaataaaaactagagatcttatagaaaaattaaagatagaAAACTGCaaatcattttccacaactaaacagcctTCATCCTATGAAGCCACCTTCATCTAGCACTTTTAGGTGAGGACTTGTGGTGCATGCCAAAAAAGTGTTTTGAGACTAATTTGGGTCAGATTGAGACATGAGATTTCTGGTCTAGCAAGGATGCCAAGAATTAAAGGAGAGGAGTTTGTCATGACCCAATATAGTTTTCTAGGGAGGTCTTGGGTATATTACTTGATCCCATGAACCCAAAAGTCAACTTCAACTAGAATTTTTGAATAAGAACTCATGGTGTTTCAAGAAGCCAATTCAAATAACAGACtgtctgtttttttttttttttttttttttttttggggggggggggagctttTCCTTTTGAACCCTTTTGTGGTTTAACTGACCTTTTCTGTGTTGCATAATATCATGTTATTCACATAGTTGAATTCATTTGTCACTGTTACATTGTTTACacgtttaaattcaaaaaatatcgAAGTCTcaatatgatttgatttgacaGATGTTGTTGTTGCACCTCCCTTTGTTTACATCGACCTGGTAAAGAACTCATTGACAGATAGGATTGAGATATCTGCTCAAAATTCTTGGACTGGAAAGGGTGGGGCTTTCACAGGAGAAATCAGGTTAGCATGtttttttcttgattagttAGTATTGGTTGCACTTCCCATCCTATGTATACTTCAGAGTTGGAAACTAGTGTTCCTTACTGAGGTTTAATTCAATTGTGAGAATTTTGTTAGTTTTGCTAGGCTAAAAACCAGTCTGAGTAACTTAATTTCCTTGGTCCCAAGAAAAGAAACACACTTAGTTTTATTATAGTAAAAACTGAGGCatttagcaaaaagaaaaaaccaagACAAGTAACTTATTATCCTTGGTCCTAGAAAAAGTAATATATTGTTGGTCTTGAAGCTTAAAAAAGGTTAGAGATATAAGGTTTCCTTTCTGCTGACAATAACAGGGATTCCCCTATCTATGAGGGGTAAAACTGGAGACAGACCTATTCATCATATTATTTTCACGAAGTGGATTTCTCATAATATCAACCACCTATATTATAATTCTTGGCAGCTGAGCTGTTAGATACACCAAGTATTTCTGGCTATACAATCTTACAGTTTTAGACAATTAACAAAATTACATTTGTATTTTCAGTGTGGAACAATTGAAAGATATTGGTTGCAAATGGGTTATTCTTGGCCATTCTGAGCGAAGACACGTTATTGGAGAAGATGATCAGgtaaaacttaataaaaaaaattgtgatcAACCTTGAAAACATTAGTAGATTCTGTCACTTGGTTATTAGTATTTGTATCTCACCACAAATTTTGGACTTCAGTTTATTGGGAAGAAAGCTGCTTATGCCCTGAGCCAAGGTCTCGGAGTGATAGCCTGCATTGGAGAACTGTTAGAGCAGAGAGAAGGAGGAAAAACATTTGATGTTTGCTTTCAGCAAATGAAAGCTTTTGCAGGCAAACTTATTGCTTGTGATTTTTACCCAAAGATTGACTGTCTAGGTTTCTTGTGAACCACAACAGTTTTATTATATTAGCAATGGAATTCACATCCACAATTTGCAGATGCTGTGCCCAGTTGGGATAACATAGTAATTGCATATGAGCCAGTATGGGCAATTGGAACTGGTAAAGTGGCAACGCCCCAACAAGCGCAGGAAGTACATGTAGCTGTTCGTGATTGGCTTAAAAAGAATGTTTCAGCAGAAGTTGCTTCTAAGACACGTATAATATATGGAGGTatgcttcttttctttctcccttctttttaaTAGTCTGTTGACACATTCTTCTTGTTcatttttcagtttttagtATCTGATCTGTGATATCTCCCTATATTTGAAAATATGGAAACATCCCACAGCCTTCACTATTTTCAATGTAATACATGACAGTCTTCTCTCTGATGCGTATTAAGGTCATACAGTGTCTTCCTCTCTCTCACCTGTGTGACTGTGATGCAGTTTGGCCACTTGTGTTCCCATTTAGTTGATTGGGGacctttttatttgttttttcttttaggcAATAGAGTGGTAAGTAGCCTTTGGGTGTTTACTCAACTATCAAAATGCAACATCAGAATAGAACATTTGGGCTGAATTCAAGGGCCATGGATAGGGACACATGGAgttctagaattcatgtagccaaccctgTCTATCATGATTAAGGCTTGAGATTGTTGTATTTGTTGTAATTCAAGGGCCTGTGGCCTCAACAATTAACTGATAAAGGTTTAAATGCAATAGGAGAAAGCATACCTACTTTCTTGTACTTGAAACCAGGAGAGACATACTtagcaaagaaaagaaaaaggaggcCAGGGAAAACATGGTTTAGACAATCTCCAAGAGAGCAATCCAAGCCCCCTGATAAAAGAGATGCATTCCAGGATAAGTGGCAGGGACTGCCGTCCTTGAGCTTGTAGTCAGAGTGTAGCCTCAGCTGGGAAGgggacatctcatggcttgGTAGCCAAGACTGGAGGATGATGAAGATACAGCTGCCTGGCAACACCTCTGAGTCACTTGAATGTGGTAGCTGATCCCTGTTCTTCAGGCGCATGTACATGCGGACACACTTCCACACTGTCTGCATGCTTGCATCACCATGCTAATAACTGCTTTCTAGCAACAACTGTACTTTTGAATATATTGTCTTCCATTCTCAGTTGCAGAAATGACTATTAGAGGGAAATCCCCTaactgttctctctctctctctctcacttgcGCGCACGCGCACACACGCACATACACTGGCATGTGCTACCTCAGTGACACAGCCTCGAGTGCTCTAGTGATCATTCCTATTTGTGCGAACGCTTCTAGCCTTCTAGGTATATAGTTATTATCTGCTCCTGCTAATAATCACTATTTGGGATCTGAATTTCTTTTTCAGGGTCTGTAAATGGTGGCAACTGTGCTGAGCTTGCAAAACAAGAAGATATTGATGGATTTCTTGTCGGTGGTGCTTCGTTAAAGGTATTGTACCattcatatattacaaaaaaaaaaaaaaaggtcttgTACTGAACTATGCTAAGTATTTCTATATGAATTGAATAATGATAATATATCgagaagaatattttgaaagtggGGAGTGGGGGACCAATAAGCTCGATGCACATTCAGAATATCTTAGTTCTCGGATTGATGTAAGGTGCAACCTGCAATGAAAGCCCTCTCGCATTTATTATTGGTTGTAgtgattttcctttttctatcaTTGGGGGGATGGGCTGCCTTTTCAATTGCTTCTaattttcattgaaaaagagaaggaaaaaaaaaacactgagATCCTTGTAGTACGGAGGACAAGAATGATTGGTCTTAACATTGGGCAAAAGAGAAGTGACAGGCTCTGGAGGGTTTTTGTTTTCGTTGTCCAACCACAAGTGCCTTTAACCAAATGATGGAATATATTCCTTTCTCCACCTTAAGAGGAAGAAAGTTTTAGAATACTATCAGAATGCACTAGTTGTTTTCTTGCACGTataaatgaaagtaaaatacAGTAAAATGTTTGTAATGTCAGCTGGAAAAAAAATGTCATGTGTTAGATTATGTTCTTTTGCCCACTGCACTATGCACACGTTGTACAATAGGTTACATTTTGTACCAAAAAGATTGAATAATGGTGCTGTCAATGTTTGCATATCATTGAGCTGGACCGTGCAATTCATTTAGTAGTTGGAGAAAAGGAGCCCGaagattttgttttttctccTACCACAAGTCAGTTAGACTTAGTGATTGTTGTTGTACTCAACGCAAGTCTGTTTGATTCTGTGGTGCAGGGTCCTGAATTTGCAACCATTGTCAATTCTGTGACTTCCAAGAAGGTTGCTGCCTGATGATGCACTGTGATTTTGGCACCCCGGCATACATATGGCATTGGGATCACGGTTTGACAAACCTCGAGCTAGATCAGTTTCATGGGATTTTGATCATTTTGTATTCTTTTCCCCTGCCATTAAgttcaagaaaaatataaataaacaacttGACTTGCATCTCTTTGCTGGTTCTGTTTCAACAAGAATAATATTAAGTTCACAGAATAATGCCCTACTAGATGGTGTACACGTTCAGTTGCATAATTTGCCAGTTCTTACTTGAGTATGACAATTGAAACTGCATCCTGTTTTTGCACTGCCTGCATGGTTATCGTATGCCATACTATTCAACTTTTCTAGGGAAGGTAGGTTATTAATCATACAAGCTGCCCCGAGTATTTTACCAGAGGTTAATGTTCCTTTCTAACCCAAAGTAGAGAACTTCGTGCATGGCTTATGCCCcctttttagttgttttatgCTTGACTTCATATCACCTTCTTCCATTATAGGGTAAGCTATACGAACGTTTATGGCGTTACTTGAGCTTATATTCAGAATAAGTTTCTCATTCCAAACCTAGTGGATGGCTGGCTTAGAGAACTTGATACTTCATACTTCAACTGCGAGGTCAGTTGATCTTTCTTCCTATTTCAGAAGCTTCTAGTAGCACTATCTTCGAATTTCAAAGGCTTCCTATAGAAGAGCTCCATTGCGAATCATCATTTCCCTTGCCCAATGGCAAATGGGAACAGAAAAGTGTAGTGATTCGAAAATAGGAGTTCTGTTCAATTTTGTAAGGATGATACATTAGGAAGAGTGGtatgttttattaataaaataataatttattaaattataaaaatattagtatCCCCACCTGGAACTGATTGTATTTTTGGTCCCAAATCGGACTAAATATCCCGATCCTTCCTAGGGTAAAAATTTGTCAATGGTGTCATTTAGAACCATATGTGTAGCATATTAACTATATGGGATATTATGGATTGGGAATCAGTTTGCTTTGAGTGGGCATTAGTCCAAACCCCAAAGTAGGATGGGAGGAATCCATACTCAAGGCATATATGCCAAAGCCCACCCCTAAAGTAAAGCTACCAAATCCTATAGTACTTTCTTAAATTCATATTCttataaaatctttatatataagataatttttaatactAATATTCAGTCTCATGCACCTCATATTGACACAAGCTTCTTGAGTAATTGCAAACCATTCAAGTAGCAGATTCTTCCTTAACCCCATCTCTTATATAAAGCGTTCATATCCTCCTTGCAAGAGAGACAAAGGAGTGGCTTTGTTGTAACCAAAGGGATGGATTGGCTCTACCCAAAGAGGAGGGGTCCAGAATGGAAACAAGGGTGGACAGGCCAGACCCTGGCCTCCATCTCCGCCCCGCCGCTGCCACTGCTAGCCATCTTCGCCATTGTCATCTTCTTGTTATCCCTCTCTCAATACACCAACTACAAGGCCCAGCTCCAACACTCCATGATCAACGTCCAGCTCTTCCTCCTCTTGCTGCCCATTCTGCT
This window of the Diospyros lotus cultivar Yz01 chromosome 5, ASM1463336v1, whole genome shotgun sequence genome carries:
- the LOC127801747 gene encoding uncharacterized protein LOC127801747, coding for MDWLYPKRRGPEWKQGWTGQTLASISAPPLPLLAIFAIVIFLLSLSQYTNYKAQLQHSMINVQLFLLLLPILLIFIVLSGFTSGRYTLWPLRPDRDTAARQTGGSPWGVAILLVVLLLLVSYQSSFHSKWFGPLSRLE
- the LOC127801746 gene encoding triosephosphate isomerase, chloroplastic, coding for MAVASTSLASQISGPKSQPSYCPSFSGLRRSCFKLDHSLSLASSTQSLFQRVDSHLRLASSRKGCRAVVSMAGSGKFFVGGNWKCNGSKESITKLVSDLNSAKLEPDVDVVVAPPFVYIDLVKNSLTDRIEISAQNSWTGKGGAFTGEISVEQLKDIGCKWVILGHSERRHVIGEDDQFIGKKAAYALSQGLGVIACIGELLEQREGGKTFDVCFQQMKAFADAVPSWDNIVIAYEPVWAIGTGKVATPQQAQEVHVAVRDWLKKNVSAEVASKTRIIYGGSVNGGNCAELAKQEDIDGFLVGGASLKGPEFATIVNSVTSKKVAA